From the genome of Leptospiraceae bacterium, one region includes:
- the ltrA gene encoding group II intron reverse transcriptase/maturase — protein MEDILTETNLGEALWKVLSNKGAAGIDGVRTEDFHKQLTEEWEGIKTKLLNGKYKPKGVRRVEIPKPNGGTRMLGIPTVMDRFIQQAMLQKLNPIFDPEFSEYSYGFRPRRSAHDAVRQSKKYIEEGYEYVVDLDLEKFFDTVNHDILMYLVSKKVRDKRVLRLIGNYLRAGILENGVITSNEEGTPQGGVISPLLANILLNELDKELESRGHRFCRYADDCNIYVKSRKAGERVKKSITDFLKKKLKLKVNESKSSVDKPMNRKFLGFSFQIRESLEIIISPQSLKRVKDKIRKLTNSLWSISMEERIKSLNKYLNGWLGYYSLSDTEWHIGALDGWLRRRMRLCSLHQWKKSKTRIRELRKLGASEGEARRIGYSRKGNWRLSMTPQIHKVMGIDYWKERGLVNLVEGYNAYRQGW, from the coding sequence ATGGAAGACATATTAACAGAAACGAATCTTGGCGAAGCCTTATGGAAGGTTCTCAGTAATAAGGGAGCGGCCGGAATAGATGGAGTCAGGACAGAGGATTTCCACAAACAGCTAACTGAAGAATGGGAAGGAATCAAAACAAAGCTCTTGAACGGAAAATATAAACCGAAGGGAGTAAGAAGAGTTGAGATACCTAAACCAAACGGCGGAACAAGAATGCTTGGAATCCCTACCGTGATGGATAGGTTTATCCAACAGGCCATGCTACAGAAGTTAAACCCGATATTTGACCCGGAGTTTTCGGAATACAGTTACGGATTTCGTCCGAGGCGGAGTGCTCATGACGCTGTAAGACAGTCCAAGAAATACATTGAGGAAGGGTATGAATACGTAGTAGACCTTGACCTTGAGAAATTCTTTGATACAGTAAATCATGATATTCTAATGTATTTAGTGAGTAAGAAAGTAAGAGACAAGCGAGTATTGAGACTGATAGGCAACTATCTGAGAGCGGGAATTCTTGAGAATGGAGTAATCACATCTAATGAGGAAGGAACGCCACAGGGAGGAGTAATAAGCCCTTTGCTTGCGAATATTCTTTTAAACGAACTGGATAAGGAGTTAGAATCACGAGGGCACAGGTTCTGTCGTTATGCTGATGATTGTAACATCTATGTAAAATCGCGAAAAGCCGGTGAACGAGTAAAGAAGAGCATAACAGATTTCTTAAAGAAGAAATTGAAACTCAAAGTGAATGAATCGAAGAGTTCAGTAGATAAACCGATGAATCGTAAATTTCTTGGCTTTAGTTTTCAAATACGAGAGAGTTTAGAGATAATCATATCTCCACAATCTCTGAAACGGGTGAAAGATAAGATACGAAAGCTAACAAACTCCTTATGGAGCATTTCGATGGAAGAAAGAATAAAATCTTTGAACAAATACCTGAATGGTTGGTTGGGATATTATTCTCTAAGTGATACGGAATGGCACATTGGAGCCCTGGACGGCTGGCTACGCAGACGTATGCGTTTATGTAGTCTGCATCAGTGGAAGAAGTCAAAAACTCGAATTAGAGAGCTAAGAAAACTTGGTGCAAGTGAAGGTGAAGCACGTCGAATTGGCTACTCAAGG